From the genome of Corallococcus macrosporus DSM 14697:
GGAGTTCACCTTCTCGTCGCCCGAGCAGGCCACGCGCGGTGCGCTTTAGCCGCCCGCCGGACTCCTGTCGGGCCTCCCCGGTACGCTGATGCCGGAATGCGCTCCGGGAACGCCGGGCGTTGGGGAGGGATGGGGAATGGGAAGCAGGATGAGTCGGAGGCCTGGCTACAAGAGCCGGCCTTCCGTGGCCACGCTGGTGGAATCCTTGGGGCTGCTGCGGTCACGAGACCTGGAGGCCCATGGCGCTCCACGCAGCCAGCTCAACCTGATGTGCAAGGTCGGCATGCTGAGCGAAGTCGCCCCCGGCGTCTGGGCGCGCTCGAACGCGATGGTGACAGCGGCGGCGATTGCCGCGAAGCGCGTCCCCCGAGGCGTGCTCTGCCTCAAGTCCGCGCTGTGGGTCCATGGAATGCTGCCTGAAGCCCCCGCCGAGGTCTGGATGGCCATTGGCGAACACGCACGCAAGCCTCAATGGAGCGAGCCGCCGCTCCGCGTGGTCCGCTTCTCCGGGCGTGCTCAGTCCGAAGGCATCGAGCAACGGAAGCTCTGGGGCATGCCCATTACCGTCTACGGCGTCGCGAAGACAGTCGCCGACCTCTTCAAGTACCGCAACAAGCTGGGCTTCCCCATCGCCGTACGCGCGATTCACGACGCCCTCCTCTCCGGGCGCACCACGGCGGACGAGGTCCGCCGCTTCGCGGAGACCTGCCGCGTCACCCGGAGCGTCAGCCCCTACCTCGACGTCCTCGAAGCCCGGCGAGGCCATGACATCCTGCGTGCGAGGCAGGCCTTTCTCGCGCGCGAGGACGCACGAAAGCGGCGCCTCGAAGCGCCCGCCCTCCATCAGGTCGCCGGCGATCCGGATAGTGAATGGCCATTGTTCGGACATGGCTGGTGAGCGGCAACAGCCGTGAATGGCCCCAGGGAGCATCGAAGCCAGCGTGGTGGGTGCCCGGACCCGGGCGCCCTCGGAGCCCTTCCATTCCCGGAGGGGCCAGTGAGACAGAACGGTGAGTGCCCAAGCCATGGACGCCGCCGAAGCCGCTCCATCACCCGGAGGGGCCAGTGCGACAGAATGGTGAGTGCCCAAAAGCCATGGACGCCGCCGAAGCCGCTCCATCCCCCGGAGGGGCCAGTGCGACAGAATGGTGAGTGCCCGAGCCATGGACGCCCCAATGCCACCATCCCGAAGGAGGAACCGGTCATGGAGCGCTGTGGGTTCCCGAGCTCTGCCTCCGACGCCCCTCCTTCACCCGGAGGGGTACCGGTCGCGTACACGGAGCTCGCTGTTTGGAAATGTCGGGGGTTTTGGCGCCGCAAAAGTCCCGACATTTCCGAACAGCGACCTCTCAAGGTCGCTCCGGAGGGGGCTCGTCAGCCCACGACAGGCCGATGTGGGTCGACAGCATCCGCTGGGTGCCGGTGCCTGAATCGCGGAGGTTCACCGGACGGCCAGCGCCGCGGCGCGGGCCGACTCCAGCCCGTCCAGGAACGCGAGGATGCGCTGCGCGCTGCGCTCCGGCTGCTCCAGCGGGAAGAGGTGTCCCGCACCCGCGAGCTCCTCCGCCTGGCTCTCGGACAGCGTGTGGTGGGCTCGCGCCAGCGCGTCGGCGGTCAAGGTGTCGGAGTCGCCGCCGCGAATCACCAGGGACGGGACGCTCACCGTGCCCAGCTCGCGCCAGACATCCCGGGGAGAGGTCTCGAAGACGCGCGCCTCCCAGGCCTTGGGGATGGTCAACCGGAAGCCGCCGCCCGGGGCCTCGGTGAGGCCATGGGTGAGGTAGTCCTGGAAGCACTCCGGGTCGAAGCGCGCGAACAGCGGCTTCTTGCCGTAGCTCCGCGCGGCCTCTTCACGAGCGCCCCATGACTCGCGCCGTCGCCGAGCCAGGCTCGCCGGGGGCACCCGGCTCCGCAGCCCGAGCAGCGTCAGGGCACGCAGCGCCAGGGCCCGCGCCCCCGTGAACAACACCGGGTCCAACGCCACGACGGCGCGAAAGAGCGCGGGCGCCTTCGCGGAGGCGAGCAAGGTCGCCACGCCGCCCATGCTGTGGCCCACGCCCACGATGCCTTGCACGCCCTGGGCACGCAGGGCGTGAATCAGGTCGTCCGCCATGTCATCCCAGGTGCGCAGCTCCCGAGGGTCGGAGCCCGGCACGAGGCACCGCGTGCGCAGCGTGAAGACGTGGTAGCGCGGCGTCAGGTGCTCGATGAGCTTCCGGTAGCACCCCGGCGGAAAGCCGTTGGCGTGAGCCAGGTGCAGCACCGGACCGGTGCCGCCCCAGTCCTCCATCTGAAGGGCGTCGCGCATGCCCCGCCGATTACCCCGGACCGGGCCGGATGTCTTCCGTCACGCGCCCTGGCCCGTCACCGCCACTGCGGGTGCGCCAGCACGCGCGACTCGACCTCGGGCGTGAGCTGCCCGCCATGCGGCGCCCGGGACGACGAGCGCTTCCACCGCTCCAGCCACCGCTCACCGAGCGGGGCCTCCAGCGACTCGCGCCGGGTGGCGCCCACCGTCGTCTCACCCTTCGTCCCCGTGGACACCCCCGCGCCGACGTAGAACCCGGCCAGCAGCAACGTCACCCGCGTGGGCGTGGCCGCGCTGTACGTGAGCAGCAGGGTCCCCTCCCCGTCCTCGCGGCAGTGCCGGCGCACCCGGGCCAGCACCGCCTCGGTCCACATGTCCGGGTTGGACGCCGGAGAGAACGGGTCGAAGTAGACGAGGTCCGCCACGGGCAGCGCGCCGTCCAGGTACGGCACGGCGTCCCCCAGCAGCAGCCGCCAGCGGATGCCCTCCGCCTCCCACACCCCGTCGCGCATCAGCGTCTCCGCCGCGTCGCGGAAGGGTTGGAGGAAGGGGAAGCCATCCGCGTCCGCCAGCGCCAGCCGAAGTGGCGCCAGGTCCACCTCGAAGCTGACCACCTCCAGCCCCCGGCGCTGCTCCGAGCCCAGGCTCCGGGCGCAGGTGAGCGCGGCCACCGCGTTGGTGGCGGCGCCCAGGCCCACGTCATGAATCACCAGCGGAGGGCCCGGCTGCCGCAGCCGGTCCGCCAGCCGCGCCTGCTCCACATAGAGGCGCAGCGCCTCCTGCCAAGGCCCCACGGAGGGGTGCATCACCTCGCCGTGCCCCAGGTGCCGCACGGCGCGCGCGCCGTTACGCAGGGTGATGAGCTCGAAGTCCCCGTCGCGCGGATTGGACCCGGGCGCGCTGCTCACCCGACCTCCTTCAGCGTCACCTCGCGCGCGTTGGCCTCGTCCTTCAAGTCCTTGGGCGTGGCGATGGCGGCCTTCAGCTCCCGGTACACCTGCGCGTAAGTCCCAGTCAGGATGCCGTCGCGGATGCGGCCCATCAGCTTCTGGTAGTGCCGGACGTTGTGCACCGACAGGAAGCGCGAGCCCAGGTGGTGCTTGCCGCGCATCAGGTGCTGCAGGTAGCCGCGCGTGTAGCGCTTGCACACGTAGCAGTCACACGCCGCGTCCAGCGGCTCGTCGGACAGGCGGAACACGCTGCGGGAGACGCGGACGAGCCCGCTGAACGTGTACGCGTAGCCCTGCTGCGCCATCTTGGTGGGGATGATGCAGTCGAACATATCCACGCCGCGCAGCACGGCCTCCACCAGGTCCGTGGGCGTGCCCACGCCCATCAGGTAGCGGGGCTTGTCCTGCGGCAGCGACGCGGTGGTGCGCAACGTCATGGACTCGCGCTCCACCTTCGTCTCGCCCACGGCCAGGCCGCCGATGGCGAAGCCGTCGAAGGGCAGCTTCGTCAGGAACGCCGCGCTCTCGTCGCGCAGGTTCGGGAAGACGCCGCCCTGGACGATGCCGAACATCGCCTGCCCGGTGTCCCGCGCGGCCTTGGCCTCCAGGCTGCGCACCGCCCAGCGGTGGGTGCGCTCCATGGCCTCGCGGGTGCCCGCCTCGTCCGTGCGCGAGTCGATGCACACGTCCAGCACCATCATGATTTCCGAGTTGATGGCCTGCTGCATGGCGATGCTCGACTCGGGGCTGAGGAGCTGCCGGCTGTTGTCGTAGAAGCTGCGGAAGTGGGCGCCCTTCTCCGTGATGAGCCGGTCCTCCGGCAGGGAGAAGATCTGAAAACCGCCCGAGTCCGTGAGCACGCCCCCGTCCCACTGCATGAAGGGGTGGATGCCACCAAAGCGCTTGAAGACCTCGGCGCCCGGCCGGAGCATCAGGTGGTAGGTGTTGGCCAGCAGGATGCTGGCGCCCGTCTCCTTCACCTCCTCCATGGCCAGGTGCCGGAAGCCCGCGTGGGTGGCCACCGGCATGAACATGGGGGTTTTGAAGGAACCCCGGCGTGTGTGCAGGATGCCTGCACGCGCGCCCGTGGGGTCGGTGGTGAGGAGCTCGAAACGAACGGCCATGGGCCGGCCCTTATACCCGCCACGCCCGGCAGGCACCGCATCCATCTGCCCCGCCCGCTCCCCTCCTGGACAGCCGTACAGGCATCCCGGGCATTCCGTCCAAGGCGGAACGCCGCCGGGCGCCGGGCATCTGACGCCTTCCACCGCCGCTCCGGGGCTCGAAGCCAGCACCGGGGCGGCATTCTCCGGCCCTCCCGGCGGTTACAGGGAGTCCTCGCGGTCACCTGTCGAACGCGAAACGCCTCACCGCTTTGGCCCACCGCACCATTTCCGCTACAACGCCGCCGCCATGTTCAACGTCATCAACGTCTCCAAGGCCTACGGGCCCAAGAAGCTCTTCGAGGACGTCAACGTCACGTTCTCCCCGGGCCGTCGCTACGGCCTGACCGGTCCGAACGGGGCCGGAAAGTCCACGTTCATGAAGATCCTCGCCGGGGACGAGGAAGCGGACATGGGCAACATCGTCCGGCCCCGCAAGCTGGGCATCCTCCGTCAGGACCACTTCCGCTACGAGGACAACCGCGTCCTGGACGTGGTGCTCATGGGCAACGCGCCCCTCTGGGCGGCCATGTCAGAGAAGAACGACCTGCTGGCCAAGTCGGACATCACCGAGGAGGACGGCAACCGGCTGGGCGAGCTGGAGGGCGTCATCGCCGAGGAGGATGGCTACTCGGCGGAGAGCGACGCGTCCACGCTGCTGGCGGGCCTGGGCATCGACCAGTCCTTCCACGAAGAGCCGATGAAGCAGCTCACCGGCGGCCTCAAGCTCCGCGTGCTGCTCGCGCAGGCGCTCTTCGGCAAGCCGGAAGGGCTGCTGCTCGACGAGCCCACGAACAACCTGGACATCGACTCCATCCGCTGGCTGGAGAGCTTCCTCCACGAGTACGAGGGCGTGCTCATCACCATCAGCCACGACCGGCACTTCCTCAACGCCATCTGCACGCACATCGCGGACATCGACTACGAGACCATCATCCACTACCCCGGTGGATATGACGACATGGTCCGGCAGAAGGCGCAGGTGCGCAGCCGCGTCGAGTCCGAGACGGCGGAGAAGAAGAAGAAGATCGCCCAGCTCCAGGACTTCGTCGCCCGCTTCCACGCCGGCACGCGCGCCTCGCAGGTGCAGAGCCGCATCAAGCAGATCGACAAGCTGAAGTCGGACGACCTCAAGCGCTCCAACATCGCGCGGCCGTTCATCCGCTTCGACCAGAAGGTGGTCAGCGGAAGGCAGACGCTGATGATTGAAGGCATCCACAAGTCCTTCGACGGGCAGGAGGTCATCAAGCCCTTCAACGCCCTGGTCTGCAAGGGCGAGAAGGTCTGCGTCATCGGCCGCAACGGCGTGGGCAAGTCCACGCTGGTGAAGATGATCGCCGGCCAGTTGGAGCCGGACGGCGGGAAGATTGGCTGGGGCCACCAGGCCTCCGTGGGCTACCTGCCACAGGACCACCACGGCGTCGTGCGCAAGGGCACCACCTGCTTCGGCTGGCTGCGCGACCTGCACGACAAGCTCACCAACGAGGAGATCTCCGGCGTGCTGGGCCGGATGCTCTTCTCCGGCGAGGAGCGGATGAAGAACACCGACACCCTCTCCGGTGGTGAGACGGTGCGGCTGCTCCTCTCCAAGCTGATGATCATGCAGGACAACGTGCTGGTGCTCGACGAGCCCACCAACCACCTGGACCTGGAATCCATCGCCGCGCTGGCGGAGGGCCTCCAGAAGTACGAGGGCACCGTCATCGTCGTCACGCACGACCAGGAGCTCATCTCCGAGGTGGCCACCCGCATCTGGTCGCTCCAGGCGGGCCAGGAGGTGCTCGACTTCAACGGGCCCTACTCCGAGTTCGTGGAGAAGCACTCCGACGTCGCCGCGCGCCGCCGGTAGGCGGCTGGCGGCACGCTGAGACACGAATCGCCGCCCGCCCTGGGGGAAACGCTCCCGGGACGAGGCGGCGATTGTCGTTTCACCACGTCGGGAGCGCGCTAGGGATTGGGAACGCCGACGGAGCCCTCGCCAACACCCCACTCCGCCTTCGAGTCGGCTCCGGGCGTGGCGCTCCGGTGCACCGACCTGTTCCGGCCCTGCGCGGTGAAGATCCACGACCAGTTGACGGAGACATCTTCAGCGCTGGGCACCGAGCGATAGGTACAGGGCCCACCGGCACAGTCCGCGGGTCGCCAGTGGCCTTCCGCCTGGAGCGCCTGGAGTTGCGGAAGGAAGGGCGCGTTCTCCGTCCCAGGACTGACGACCGCGAGCGCGTCCAGGGTCTCTCCATGGACATCCATGAGGCGGAAGGTCCGGCTGCCACTGCCAAGGCTCAAGTCCTGGCCGTGGAAGTCCCAGGCGGTGTCGAAGTTCCAGGCGTACGTGGTCCGTGGATATTGACTCTTGCTCACCGTCTCCGAGGCAGGTGCATCCGCGCCCGGCCTGGTCCGGTCCGGTCGCAGGTGGATGACAATGACATCCCCGGTGGCGACGTCCACGTCCGGGAGCGTCGCCAGTGGCCTGCTGAACGCGTCCGACTCCACCAGCGTGATGCCGCGGGTGGTTCCTGCCGAGACGACGGACAACTCCACCAACTCCCGGCCTTCGTAGACATTGGGAACGACCTCCGACAGGCGCAGGACGGCACTTCGGAAGTACCCCGTGAATGAGGCCGTATCCGCATTCGGATCCACGCCCGTGCCGAGCTCATCGCGGACCGAAGGGTCCACCCTCACCTGATACGTGGCGCGAGACTGCTGCTCCGTGGTTTGCAGCAGGACCTCCCTGCCCCCCAGCGGCGTCGCCGACAGGACCGACAACCCAGGGACTTGGAACTGGCGGCCATCTCCCAGAACCGTCGACGCGTCGACGCGCCGGTCGAAGCGCACCAGGACGGAGTCCAGGCTCCGCCCCTGAGCCGACAGGACGCGAGGCGCCGGGCACGAATGAACCGTCAACTGCTCTCGGGTCCACGCGGAGGGGTGGATGATGGGCCAGCGGTCCGACGGACCTTCGAAGCTCCAAAGCGGTGAGGTAACCGTCACACGGCACCCGACAGACAGGTCCAGGACCTCATGCAGGGGCTCGACCAGCCGGAGGCGGAGGCGTTGCGCCAGGGACGAATCGGCGGGCACGCCCTCCGTCGCCAACGGCGCCTGGACGTGACTGAGGCCAGCGCTCACGAAGGTGCTCGAGCCGCTGGAGCCAATCGTCCCGGTGATGGAGAGATACCGCGACAGGAATGGGAAGCTGTCGGAGACCACGTTGAGCGAGCTCGCATCCAGGACGAGGTCGTCCACGGAGTGTCCCGAACTCAGGACCTCATAGCGAGAGACGCGGAAGGCCGGCTTGCCGTCCAGGTAGAACTTCGCGGAGATGGTGACATCGACACGGTCCCCCGCCCTCGGCACAGGCGACAGGCTGCCAGGCTCCGCCACCACGAAGATCGCGGGTCCCGCCTGTTCCGCCTGCAGGAAGAAACCCGCGGGGTCGCGAGAAGGGTCGCCGACCTGCGCCTTGGCATACGAGATGCGCGCCCCTTCGACACGCAGGCTCAGGGCACCAGAGGGCGCATAGAGCACCGCTTGAAGCTGCGCTGAGGTTTCCTCATCGGTTATCGGCAGCGTGTAGACCTCCTGTCTCGGAGATTCCAGATTGCCGGCATGGTCCACGGAGAAGAAGCGAAGCGTCGTGGACTTGAGCAAGGAGATGGGGCCTTCGTAGAGCGGCGAGTCCAGATAAGGCGTGGAGCCGTCCACCGTGTAGCGCGTCTCCCGACAGCCAGCGCCCGCGTCGCCGCAGGCCAATGTCACGGTGATGGGGGCGGCATACACACCTCCGGCGGGTGTGACTGTCGTGACCGGGGCCACCGAATCCACGGTGTACCGCGCGCTCTTCGAAGGCTCGGCATTGCCCACCGCATCCACGGAGAGGAAGCGCAGCGTGGCACCATCGGACATGAGCAACGGGCTCGAATAGCGAGCGCTCGCGGTCGTCGGCTCGCTGCCGTCGAGCGTGTAGAACGTCGCCGCACAGCCGCTGCCTCCCGCGTCGTCTGAGCACGACAGCGTCACCCTGGGCGCGGACTGGTAGGCGCCACCCGGTGGGCTTGCCGTCGTCACGGGCGGCGTCACATCCAGCGAGATGGCGTACACCTCCGACACGGCCGCGCTGGCGTTCCCCGCTGCGTCCAGCGCCATGAATCGCAGTTGCGTGTCCGCAGACAAGGACAGCGGCGACACGTAGCGAGGTGACTGAGCGTCCGGAGCGCGACCGTCCGTCGTGTAGTGGATGGCCACGCAGCCAGACGCCTCATCCACGCACGTCAGCGCCACCGTCTGGACCGTGTGAAACGTCCCGCCCCGGGGACTGGCGGCGGCGACAGGCGCCGTCCTGTCAATGACGTAGGTCTGCGACTTCCCAGACTCGACGTTGCCCACCGCATCCACGGAGAAGAAGCGCAGCGTACTGGAGCCGGAGATGGGGACAGGCCCCGTGTAGCGGGCGCTGGCCGTGGTCGGGGGACTGCCATCGAGCGTGAAGTACGTCGCCGAGCACCCACTGCCGCCCAGGTCATCCTCACACGCCAGCGTCACCGTCTGCTCGCTTCTGTAAGCACCTCCCGAGGGTGAGGCCACTGTTTCGGGCGCCGTGACATCCATGGTGATGACGTACGTCTCCTCCCCCACCGGGCTCGCATTCCCCGCGCCGTCCAGGGCCATGAAGCGCAGCGGCGTATCCGAAGAGAGGACGAGCGGCGCGGCGTAGCGGGGTGAGTGGCTCCCGGGTGTGCTGCCATCCACCGTGTAGTGAATGGCGGAACATCCCGTCCCGACATCCGAGCACGACAGCGTCACGGTCTGCGCGAGATGGAACCTGCCACCTCGAGGCCGGGCCTCCACCGCGGGCGCCACCGTGTCGATGACATAAGCCTCCGCTCTCTCAGGCTCAGCGTTGCCCACCGCATCGACAGAGAAGAAGCGCAGCGTGCTGTCGGCGGCCACCCGCACCGGCGAAACGTATCGCGTAGAAGCGGTGCTCGGCGCGGAGCCATCCAACGTGTAGTAGGTGGCGGAACAGCCCGCCCCGCTCCCGTCTTCACACGCCAATGCCACGGCCTGCGCGCTGCCGTAGGTCCCGCCGGGAGGACTGGCCACGGTGGTGGGCGCGGCCGAGTCCACCACATATCGCTCCGTCACCACCGGGCCCTCGTTGCCCAGCGCATCCACGGAGAAGAAGCGCAACTCCGTGGTGACGGATACCTCGATGGGGCCGCCGTAGCGCTGAGCAGCACGCGTCGGAGCCTCCCCCTCTGTGGTGAAGTACGTGGCATCACAGCCCGCGCCGGTGCCATCGTCGCAGCTCAAGGTCACCGGGACAGGCTCGCGGAAGAGGCCTCCTCCTGGCGTCGCAGCGGAGACAGGTCCCGCCCCATCCCAGATGTACTCCTCGACGGTCTCCTCCGACAGGTGGCCCACCTGGTCCACCGCGATGAAGCGCAGGCGGGTGGTGGCCGTCAACACCAAGGGTTCCTGATAGGCCGGTGAGGACGGGGAGGGAGCGGAACCATCCGTGGTGTAATGAATGGCGGCACAGCCAGAGCCCTCGCCGTCATCACACGTCAGCATGACGGTACGACGACCGGAGAACAGGCCCCCCAGCGGAGAAGCCGCGACGGTGGGACGTGCGGTGTCCACGACAAAGCGCGCCTCGCGCGCCGGCTCGACGTTGCCGGAGGGGTCCACGGAAAAGTAGCGCAACGTGGTGGACGTGGCGATGGACAGGGGCGACGTGTACCGAGCGGAGTCCTGCGTCGGCACGCTCCCGTCCAACGTGTAGTGCGTCGCCGAGCAACCCTGGCCACCACCACCATCATCACAGGCCAGCGTCACCACCACGGCGGTGGCGAAATCCCCTCCCGCGGGCGTGGCCTGCGTCGTGGGCGGCGTGCGGTCCACGGCGGGTGGAGGCCGCGGCTGAGGCTCACCACTGCCACCACAAGCCAGGACAAGCTGCACGGGGATCGCCAGCGCGGCGCCACGCAGCGGCCAAGGACATTTCAAAGGCATGACAACTCCAGGGCACAAGGCATCCGCCCTGCGCCATGAGGAAAGGGGGTCTGAAGGCGTGCGTCGCGAATCGAAGTCGAGGCCCGGCCCCGCCCCAATCACAAGCACTTCCACCCTACTGGCTCGGCATGCGTGTCAGTAGACACAGCCACGCAGACGCGCCAGCAGCACAGTTGCGGCGGAGCCCGGGCAAGAACGCCCCCTGAAAGGCGAATCGCCGCCCGCCCCGGGGAAGCCCTCCCGGGACGCGGCGGCGATGGCCAGGTCACCCTGCCCTGACGGCGCTACGGGTTCGGAACGCCGAACGTCGAACCGCCGAAGGTCCAGTCCTCCCACGTGTTCGAATCCGCGGTGCCCACGCGCTGCACGGAGTAGGCGCGCCCCTGGCTGACGAAGGCCTGAGACCAATCCACGGAGACGTCCCAGGCGCTCGGGAAGGTGGCATACGTGCACAACGCGCCGTTGCAGCTCGCGGGCAGCCACTGCCCTTCGGCCTGCAGTGCCTGAAGCAGCGCGGGATAGCCGGCGAACGTATTGCCCGACACCGTCACGGCCAGGCCGTCCTGGGTGACGTCGAAGCCATCCCGGATGCGCAGGGTCCGGTTGCCGGTCCCCACGCCGAGGGTGGTGCCATGGAAGTCCCAGGCGGTGTCGTAGTTC
Proteins encoded in this window:
- a CDS encoding type IV toxin-antitoxin system AbiEi family antitoxin domain-containing protein; this translates as MSRRPGYKSRPSVATLVESLGLLRSRDLEAHGAPRSQLNLMCKVGMLSEVAPGVWARSNAMVTAAAIAAKRVPRGVLCLKSALWVHGMLPEAPAEVWMAIGEHARKPQWSEPPLRVVRFSGRAQSEGIEQRKLWGMPITVYGVAKTVADLFKYRNKLGFPIAVRAIHDALLSGRTTADEVRRFAETCRVTRSVSPYLDVLEARRGHDILRARQAFLAREDARKRRLEAPALHQVAGDPDSEWPLFGHGW
- a CDS encoding alpha/beta fold hydrolase gives rise to the protein MRDALQMEDWGGTGPVLHLAHANGFPPGCYRKLIEHLTPRYHVFTLRTRCLVPGSDPRELRTWDDMADDLIHALRAQGVQGIVGVGHSMGGVATLLASAKAPALFRAVVALDPVLFTGARALALRALTLLGLRSRVPPASLARRRRESWGAREEAARSYGKKPLFARFDPECFQDYLTHGLTEAPGGGFRLTIPKAWEARVFETSPRDVWRELGTVSVPSLVIRGGDSDTLTADALARAHHTLSESQAEELAGAGHLFPLEQPERSAQRILAFLDGLESARAAALAVR
- a CDS encoding tRNA (5-methylaminomethyl-2-thiouridine)(34)-methyltransferase MnmD, which encodes MSSAPGSNPRDGDFELITLRNGARAVRHLGHGEVMHPSVGPWQEALRLYVEQARLADRLRQPGPPLVIHDVGLGAATNAVAALTCARSLGSEQRRGLEVVSFEVDLAPLRLALADADGFPFLQPFRDAAETLMRDGVWEAEGIRWRLLLGDAVPYLDGALPVADLVYFDPFSPASNPDMWTEAVLARVRRHCREDGEGTLLLTYSAATPTRVTLLLAGFYVGAGVSTGTKGETTVGATRRESLEAPLGERWLERWKRSSSRAPHGGQLTPEVESRVLAHPQWR
- the tgt gene encoding tRNA guanosine(34) transglycosylase Tgt, translating into MAVRFELLTTDPTGARAGILHTRRGSFKTPMFMPVATHAGFRHLAMEEVKETGASILLANTYHLMLRPGAEVFKRFGGIHPFMQWDGGVLTDSGGFQIFSLPEDRLITEKGAHFRSFYDNSRQLLSPESSIAMQQAINSEIMMVLDVCIDSRTDEAGTREAMERTHRWAVRSLEAKAARDTGQAMFGIVQGGVFPNLRDESAAFLTKLPFDGFAIGGLAVGETKVERESMTLRTTASLPQDKPRYLMGVGTPTDLVEAVLRGVDMFDCIIPTKMAQQGYAYTFSGLVRVSRSVFRLSDEPLDAACDCYVCKRYTRGYLQHLMRGKHHLGSRFLSVHNVRHYQKLMGRIRDGILTGTYAQVYRELKAAIATPKDLKDEANAREVTLKEVG
- a CDS encoding ABC-F family ATP-binding cassette domain-containing protein — translated: MFNVINVSKAYGPKKLFEDVNVTFSPGRRYGLTGPNGAGKSTFMKILAGDEEADMGNIVRPRKLGILRQDHFRYEDNRVLDVVLMGNAPLWAAMSEKNDLLAKSDITEEDGNRLGELEGVIAEEDGYSAESDASTLLAGLGIDQSFHEEPMKQLTGGLKLRVLLAQALFGKPEGLLLDEPTNNLDIDSIRWLESFLHEYEGVLITISHDRHFLNAICTHIADIDYETIIHYPGGYDDMVRQKAQVRSRVESETAEKKKKIAQLQDFVARFHAGTRASQVQSRIKQIDKLKSDDLKRSNIARPFIRFDQKVVSGRQTLMIEGIHKSFDGQEVIKPFNALVCKGEKVCVIGRNGVGKSTLVKMIAGQLEPDGGKIGWGHQASVGYLPQDHHGVVRKGTTCFGWLRDLHDKLTNEEISGVLGRMLFSGEERMKNTDTLSGGETVRLLLSKLMIMQDNVLVLDEPTNHLDLESIAALAEGLQKYEGTVIVVTHDQELISEVATRIWSLQAGQEVLDFNGPYSEFVEKHSDVAARRR
- a CDS encoding chitobiase/beta-hexosaminidase C-terminal domain-containing protein, encoding MQLVLACGGSGEPQPRPPPAVDRTPPTTQATPAGGDFATAVVVTLACDDGGGGQGCSATHYTLDGSVPTQDSARYTSPLSIATSTTLRYFSVDPSGNVEPAREARFVVDTARPTVAASPLGGLFSGRRTVMLTCDDGEGSGCAAIHYTTDGSAPSPSSPAYQEPLVLTATTRLRFIAVDQVGHLSEETVEEYIWDGAGPVSAATPGGGLFREPVPVTLSCDDGTGAGCDATYFTTEGEAPTRAAQRYGGPIEVSVTTELRFFSVDALGNEGPVVTERYVVDSAAPTTVASPPGGTYGSAQAVALACEDGSGAGCSATYYTLDGSAPSTASTRYVSPVRVAADSTLRFFSVDAVGNAEPERAEAYVIDTVAPAVEARPRGGRFHLAQTVTLSCSDVGTGCSAIHYTVDGSTPGSHSPRYAAPLVLSSDTPLRFMALDGAGNASPVGEETYVITMDVTAPETVASPSGGAYRSEQTVTLACEDDLGGSGCSATYFTLDGSPPTTASARYTGPVPISGSSTLRFFSVDAVGNVESGKSQTYVIDRTAPVAAASPRGGTFHTVQTVALTCVDEASGCVAIHYTTDGRAPDAQSPRYVSPLSLSADTQLRFMALDAAGNASAAVSEVYAISLDVTPPVTTASPPGGAYQSAPRVTLSCSDDAGGSGCAATFYTLDGSEPTTASARYSSPLLMSDGATLRFLSVDAVGNAEPSKSARYTVDSVAPVTTVTPAGGVYAAPITVTLACGDAGAGCRETRYTVDGSTPYLDSPLYEGPISLLKSTTLRFFSVDHAGNLESPRQEVYTLPITDEETSAQLQAVLYAPSGALSLRVEGARISYAKAQVGDPSRDPAGFFLQAEQAGPAIFVVAEPGSLSPVPRAGDRVDVTISAKFYLDGKPAFRVSRYEVLSSGHSVDDLVLDASSLNVVSDSFPFLSRYLSITGTIGSSGSSTFVSAGLSHVQAPLATEGVPADSSLAQRLRLRLVEPLHEVLDLSVGCRVTVTSPLWSFEGPSDRWPIIHPSAWTREQLTVHSCPAPRVLSAQGRSLDSVLVRFDRRVDASTVLGDGRQFQVPGLSVLSATPLGGREVLLQTTEQQSRATYQVRVDPSVRDELGTGVDPNADTASFTGYFRSAVLRLSEVVPNVYEGRELVELSVVSAGTTRGITLVESDAFSRPLATLPDVDVATGDVIVIHLRPDRTRPGADAPASETVSKSQYPRTTYAWNFDTAWDFHGQDLSLGSGSRTFRLMDVHGETLDALAVVSPGTENAPFLPQLQALQAEGHWRPADCAGGPCTYRSVPSAEDVSVNWSWIFTAQGRNRSVHRSATPGADSKAEWGVGEGSVGVPNP